Proteins encoded within one genomic window of Eurosta solidaginis isolate ZX-2024a chromosome 1, ASM4086904v1, whole genome shotgun sequence:
- the LOC137237101 gene encoding leukocyte receptor cluster member 1 homolog, translating to MNILPKKRWHVRTKDNIARVRRDEAEAKEEERKRQEKLLLAESEARINFLRKKSGLAWPHNDVNKTKNPPNESTTLVGCKIDGQEHVNLFADYKSHIKKTNKALEDEKKEEREKYEKQIGYLMYLGQDTNEALKSRSWYEVAPKRAEVGDSTFAEKDLKNKQSQDPLTLINSLIPTLATKNIESTTSKLTSKELSTSINYNTKSKKRKREHQEQHFTKHKKAKKAKKYKKRKREKSRTRCTYSSDEIDFEERQQIKRKKLENLRRERLIREANERVRQEALLAPTNMSENTTIKSIPIPRVVQKYNSQFNPEIAKQNMI from the exons ATGAATATTCTTCCTAAGAAAAG ATGGCATGTACGAACGAAAGATAATATCGCTCGTGTACGAAGGGATGAAGCTGAAGCCAAAGAAGAAGAACGAAAACGGCAGGAAAAACTCTTGTTAGCT GAAAGTGAAGCGCGAATAAActttttgaggaaaaaatcgggCTTAGCTTGGCCTCACAATGACGTCAACAAAACCAAAAACCCACCGAACGAATCTACAACATTGGTTGGGTGTAAAATTGATGGTCAGGAGCATGTTAATTTGTTTGCTGATTACAAATCACACATTAAAAAGACAAACAAAGCTTTAGAGGATGAGAAAAAGGAAGAGAGGGAAAAATATGAAAAGCAAATTGGATACTTAATGTATTTAGGCCAAGATACGAATGAAGCGCTCAAGTCGCGAAGTTGGTATGAAGTAGCACCTAAACGTGCAGAAGTTGGTGACTCCACATTCGCCGAAAAAGACTTGAAAAATAAACAATCACAAGATCCTCTAACTCTTATTAATTCACTGATTCCCACTTTGGCTACTAAAAATATTGAGTCTACCACTTCGAAGCTTACGAGTAAAGAATTGAGTACATCTATCAATTATAACACAAAGAGTAAAAAGCGGAAGCGCGAACATCAGGAGCAACATTTTACGAAACATAAAAAAGCCAAAAAAGCAAAGAAGTACAAAAAACGTAAAAGAGAAAAGTCTAGAACAAGATGTACATATAGCTCagatgaaattgattttgaagAAAGAcaacaaatcaaaagaaaaaagttggaaaatcttCGTAGAGAAAGGCTAATACGGGAAGCTAATGAGCGTGTTCGTCAAGAAGCTCTACTTGCACCCACAAACATGTCGGAAAATACAACCATAAAATCAATTCCAATACCACGAGTAGTCCAGAAATATAATAGTCAGTTTAACCCGGAAATAGCAAAGCAAAATATGATTTAA
- the LOC137237100 gene encoding formylglycine-generating enzyme — protein sequence MMLRISLIYVYFNCLFVFVLLDCGCNKGLDRQDNTFSSTLRHIDDVPVCKKRTRISTRYRDYYPEDPTMSFIPGGKYLIGTDEPHFPSDGEAPERLVKIADFYLDKFEVSNEKFRSFVKSTNYTTEAEGFGDSFIFKTLLTPQTQEKYVDFRVVSAPWWFKIKGISWRHPQGEQSNVEDLLEHPVVHISWHDAIAYCNWAGKRLPTEAEWEVACRGGKKRKLFPWGNKLSPRGEHWLNIWQGDFPDGNTVKDGYTTTCPVKKFRQNDYDMHNIVGNVWEWTQDFWNKDEVGANAQHVKKGGSYLCHKSYCYRYRCAARSQNTADSSSGNLGFRCAKNV from the exons atgaTGTTACGAATCAgcttaatttatgtttattttaattgcttatttgtatttgttttattgGATTGTGGGTGCAACAAGGGACTAGATCGGCAAGATAATACATTTAGCTCCACTCTAAGACACATTGATGATGTCCCAGTTTGTAAAAAACGAACCAGGATCAGTACACGTTATCGCGATTACTACCCTGAGGATCCAACAATGTCCTTCATACCAGGTGGAAAATATTTAATAGGCACCGATGAACCACACTTCCCAAGTGACGGTGAAGCGCCAGAGCGTTTGGTTAAAATAGCGGACTTTTATTTAGACAAATTCGAagtttcaaacgaaaaattcaGAAGTTTCGTAAAATCTACCAACTACACCACCGAAGCAGAAGGTTTCGGCGATAGTTTTATATTTAAGACGCTTTTAACGCCCCAAACTCAAGAGAAATACGTGGATTTTCGTGTTGTAAGCGCACCATGGTGGTTTAAGATCAAAGGAATTTCATGGCGTCATCCACAGGGCGAACAGAGTAACGTAGAAG ACTTGTTAGAGCATCCGGTTGTTCATATTTCTTGGCATGACGCGATAGCTTATTGCAATTGGGCTGGAAAACGTTTACCCACTGAAGCCGAATGGGAAGTGGCTTGTCGTGGCGGAAAGAAGCGAAAACTATTTCCTTGGGGAAATAAACTATCACCACGTGGAGAGCATTG GCTTAACATTTGGCAGGGCGATTTTCCTGATGGAAATACAGTAAAAGATGGTTATACCACAACATGTCCGGTTAAAAAGTTTCGTCAAAATGACTATGATATGCATAATATTGTAGGAAACGTTTGGGAATGGACTCAAGATTTCTGGAATAAAGATGAAGTAGGTGCAAATGCACAACATGTGAAGAAAGGGGGATCATATCTATGTCATAAGTCTTACTGCTATCGTTATCGATGTGCTGCTCGCTCTCAAAATACGGCAGATAGCTCATCTGGAAATTTAGGTTTTCGTTGTGCAAAGAATGTATGA